From Nitrospira sp., the proteins below share one genomic window:
- a CDS encoding SUMF1/EgtB/PvdO family nonheme iron enzyme yields MLETRFKVVFGITVLLFASMPIIAILRGTTSTPLEDSPEELLEPVKTGEGPGEAAEEPLKDEMVLIPGGPFVRGTNVGGFDEQPAREILLDPFQIDRYEVTNYHYGQFAAATGHRKAGPPARYAKNVGKMRGPNQPAVYVSWDDAQAYCQWKGKRLPTEAEWEKAMRGVDGRLWPWGNADRPNGANWARVNDGYEVAASVGAFQSDVSPFGVADGAGNVMEWVEDWYAENYFKESPDRNPPSPEHGVYRVLRGGGYTTAGADVRITSRSKMVPDFRDETIGFRCAKSADRGDGSGASGLEKITESQSSRESETRPK; encoded by the coding sequence ATGCTGGAGACTCGATTCAAGGTTGTCTTTGGAATTACCGTGCTGCTGTTTGCCTCCATGCCCATTATTGCGATCCTGCGAGGGACGACCAGTACCCCATTGGAGGACTCGCCTGAAGAGCTGCTGGAGCCGGTGAAGACGGGCGAAGGCCCAGGAGAGGCCGCTGAGGAGCCGCTCAAGGACGAGATGGTGCTCATTCCTGGTGGCCCGTTCGTGCGTGGGACCAATGTGGGAGGATTTGATGAGCAGCCGGCCAGAGAAATTCTCCTCGATCCGTTTCAGATCGACCGGTATGAAGTGACGAACTATCACTACGGACAATTTGCGGCTGCAACGGGCCATCGCAAGGCGGGTCCTCCGGCGCGATACGCGAAGAATGTGGGCAAAATGCGCGGGCCGAATCAGCCGGCGGTCTATGTATCCTGGGACGATGCGCAGGCCTATTGTCAGTGGAAAGGGAAGCGGTTGCCGACCGAGGCGGAATGGGAAAAAGCCATGCGCGGTGTCGATGGGCGTCTGTGGCCGTGGGGCAATGCCGATCGGCCCAACGGGGCGAATTGGGCACGTGTCAATGACGGCTATGAGGTTGCGGCATCGGTGGGGGCCTTTCAGTCCGATGTGAGTCCGTTCGGAGTGGCGGATGGAGCCGGGAACGTCATGGAGTGGGTCGAGGATTGGTACGCAGAGAACTATTTCAAGGAGTCGCCAGACCGGAATCCCCCCAGCCCGGAGCATGGCGTCTATCGAGTGCTCCGTGGCGGGGGCTATACCACAGCCGGGGCCGATGTCAGAATCACCAGCCGCAGTAAAATGGTGCCTGATTTTCGCGATGAAACGATCGGGTTTCGATGCGCTAAATCCGCTGACAGGGGGGATGGTTCAGGGGCATCTGGCCTGGAGAAAATTACAGAAAGTCAAAGTAGTAGAGAATCAGAAACACGGCCAAAATGA